The following coding sequences are from one Halobaculum sp. XH14 window:
- a CDS encoding ABC transporter ATP-binding protein yields the protein MLELDEIDVGYGAVQVIWDVSLDVAEGETVALLGANGAGKTTVLKTICGPLTPMDGDVRFRGESIGGLQQDEVVPEGIAHVPEGREIFHDSSVEENLTLGAYANRDGMAERRREVYDIFPRLEERTGQRAGTLSGGEQQMLAIGRGLMSDPDLLLLDEASLGLAPVLVDDVFDAIERINDEGTTVLIVEQDVHNALRVADRGYVLESGRVSLSGSAEELAEDERVAASYLGG from the coding sequence ATCCTCGAATTGGACGAGATCGACGTCGGATACGGGGCCGTGCAGGTCATCTGGGACGTGAGCCTCGACGTGGCGGAGGGGGAGACGGTCGCGCTGCTTGGCGCGAACGGCGCGGGGAAGACGACCGTGCTGAAGACGATCTGTGGCCCGCTCACGCCGATGGACGGCGACGTCCGCTTCAGGGGCGAGTCGATCGGCGGCCTCCAGCAGGACGAGGTGGTGCCCGAGGGCATCGCGCACGTCCCCGAGGGCCGCGAGATCTTCCACGATAGCTCCGTCGAGGAGAACCTCACGCTCGGCGCGTACGCGAACCGCGACGGGATGGCCGAGCGCCGCCGCGAGGTGTACGACATCTTCCCGCGGCTGGAGGAGCGCACCGGCCAGCGCGCGGGCACGCTCTCAGGGGGCGAACAGCAGATGCTCGCCATCGGCCGGGGGCTGATGTCCGACCCCGACCTCCTGCTGCTCGACGAGGCGAGCCTCGGGCTCGCGCCGGTGCTCGTCGACGACGTGTTCGACGCGATCGAGCGCATCAACGACGAGGGGACGACCGTGCTCATCGTCGAACAGGACGTCCACAACGCGCTGCGGGTCGCCGACCGCGGCTACGTCCTCGAATCGGGTCGCGTGTCGCTGTCGGGGTCGGCCGAGGAACTCGCCGAGGACGAGCGCGTCGCCGCGTCGTATCTCGGCGGCTGA
- a CDS encoding branched-chain amino acid ABC transporter permease, which yields MMDRFGAAAEGIAGDRRRLALAAVGVALLAIVPFTTTAYITEIVFTGLVFAMLGISWNVLAGYAGQVSLGHAAFFGTGAFVSAWLTTPSRAGLPELIPLGSPAAVAIVSLLGGALAAGLLALATGPIMFRLTGHYFAIGTLALAAIIQLVLLDQRRFSGGSTGYYINGSIGADAMYLLALVVTVGMLVAAYLVIESRWGLAMRAIHGDEGAASSLGVNPLRYKMYAFVISSLMAGLTGAIYAQFTLYVNPESTLDVVWMIDTLVVVILGGMGTMLGPVIGAGLFLALDTGLRAVAGGLATTIEGLLIILFIVFVPSGLYGLVERRYLSDDEETETPPSDVEESRSEGA from the coding sequence ATGATGGACCGGTTCGGCGCCGCGGCCGAGGGGATCGCCGGCGACCGGCGACGGCTCGCGCTGGCCGCCGTGGGGGTGGCGCTCCTGGCGATCGTGCCGTTCACCACCACCGCCTACATCACCGAGATCGTGTTCACCGGGCTGGTGTTCGCGATGCTCGGCATCTCCTGGAACGTGCTGGCGGGGTACGCCGGGCAGGTCTCGCTGGGCCACGCCGCCTTCTTCGGGACCGGCGCGTTCGTCTCGGCGTGGCTGACGACGCCCTCGCGCGCCGGGCTGCCCGAGCTCATCCCGCTCGGCTCACCCGCGGCGGTCGCGATCGTCTCGCTGCTCGGGGGCGCGCTCGCCGCCGGCCTGCTCGCGCTCGCCACCGGCCCGATCATGTTCCGGCTGACGGGCCACTACTTCGCCATCGGGACGCTGGCGCTGGCGGCGATCATCCAGCTGGTGCTGCTCGACCAGCGGCGGTTCTCGGGCGGCTCGACCGGCTACTACATCAACGGCAGCATCGGGGCCGACGCGATGTACCTCCTCGCGCTGGTCGTCACCGTCGGGATGCTGGTCGCGGCGTACCTCGTGATCGAGAGCCGCTGGGGGCTCGCGATGCGGGCCATCCACGGCGACGAGGGTGCCGCGAGCAGCCTCGGCGTCAACCCGCTGCGGTACAAGATGTACGCGTTCGTGATCTCCTCGCTCATGGCCGGGCTGACGGGCGCGATCTACGCGCAGTTCACGCTGTACGTCAACCCCGAGTCGACGCTGGACGTCGTCTGGATGATCGACACGCTCGTCGTCGTCATCCTCGGCGGGATGGGGACGATGCTCGGGCCCGTCATCGGGGCGGGGCTGTTCCTCGCGCTCGACACCGGACTCCGCGCCGTCGCGGGCGGGCTGGCGACGACGATCGAGGGACTGCTCATCATCCTGTTCATCGTCTTCGTCCCGAGCGGGCTGTACGGGCTCGTCGAACGGCGCTACCTCTCGGACGACGAGGAGACGGAGACGCCCCCGTCGGACGTCGAGGAGTCGCGGTCCGAAGGGGCCTAG
- a CDS encoding branched-chain amino acid ABC transporter permease, with product MPPTELVLQILVNGLLLGGIYAVAALGLSLVFGIMDIVNLAHGHMLMLGAYVAILLFAAAGITPLIGMFVAMALLFVLGMAIQVLVLDRVVDEGIEQPIIVLFGLALVLQSLGRIVLGSDARSAEVGISGQSLEIGPVLFSFPRTVTFVVSVALILATWAFLRYTTTGRAIRATAQNRDAARYMGIDTDRIYVITLGIGTALAGAAGALLSMLFPITPFVGWSYLLKAFAVVVLGGVGSIAGTLVGGLVLGVSENLGTLYLGGGFRDIISFTIFLLVLVVRPQGLFGTGGGDGE from the coding sequence ATGCCGCCGACTGAACTCGTCTTACAGATCCTGGTCAACGGGCTCCTCCTCGGGGGGATCTACGCCGTGGCCGCGCTGGGCCTCTCGCTCGTGTTCGGGATCATGGACATCGTCAACCTCGCGCACGGGCACATGCTCATGCTGGGCGCGTACGTCGCCATCCTGCTGTTCGCGGCCGCCGGGATCACGCCGCTGATCGGGATGTTCGTCGCGATGGCGCTGCTTTTCGTCCTCGGAATGGCCATCCAGGTGCTCGTGCTCGACCGCGTCGTCGACGAGGGGATCGAACAGCCGATCATCGTGCTGTTCGGTCTCGCGCTCGTGCTCCAGAGCCTCGGGCGCATCGTGCTCGGGAGCGACGCGCGCTCGGCCGAGGTCGGCATCTCGGGACAGAGCCTCGAGATCGGCCCGGTGCTGTTCTCGTTCCCGCGGACGGTGACGTTCGTCGTCTCGGTCGCGCTCATCCTCGCCACCTGGGCGTTCCTGCGGTACACGACGACCGGGCGGGCCATCAGGGCGACCGCACAGAACCGCGACGCCGCGCGGTACATGGGCATCGACACCGACCGCATCTACGTCATCACGCTGGGCATCGGGACGGCGCTCGCCGGGGCCGCCGGGGCGCTCCTCTCGATGCTGTTCCCCATCACCCCGTTCGTCGGGTGGTCGTACCTGCTGAAGGCGTTCGCCGTGGTCGTGCTCGGCGGCGTCGGGAGCATCGCCGGGACGCTCGTCGGGGGGCTCGTTCTCGGCGTCTCCGAGAACCTCGGGACGCTGTATCTCGGCGGCGGCTTCCGGGACATCATCAGCTTCACCATCTTCCTCCTCGTGCTCGTCGTGCGGCCCCAGGGGCTGTTCGGCACCGGCGGGGGTGACGGCGAATGA
- a CDS encoding ABC transporter substrate-binding protein, with protein MVDSATGNSRRQYLKTVGAAGAAGMTGLAGCTAFGGSGGSGTLTIGATVPETGSFSSLGQDVRRGYELGVARMNDQLDQEVEIVIQDDESSADQVRQSLQQITSNNDVDMIWGSFSSLLVTAGSAFAENQGIPFLGAFFAFEGPHRNEGYEWTYSPFPKSRDVARSTQGLLELIPEDERPSRVGIWEPNSGWGAEQADAWESTLSDAGYDVVLRETFSLGSEDFSTLISQSQSQEVEILLSNPTPPGGITSINQMQANDYTPEVLKYVRAADPTAWWSALGQKGAYACMCPGWVPGMTGNGNTDLQSAYESEYGLDQGQLIPTAVGGAYNVAQVALQATQAAESTDPGAYQSALRETEFGTVIGDFTFESNGLPTEGELTAPTGQWWDGGQHTVYPDVDGDAAMDFEYPMTPWGER; from the coding sequence ATGGTAGACAGTGCTACGGGTAACTCCAGACGACAGTACCTGAAAACGGTCGGTGCCGCGGGTGCGGCCGGCATGACGGGGCTCGCCGGCTGTACGGCCTTCGGCGGCTCCGGCGGGTCGGGCACGCTCACCATCGGGGCGACGGTCCCGGAGACCGGCTCGTTCTCCTCGCTGGGCCAGGACGTCCGGCGCGGCTACGAACTCGGGGTCGCCCGGATGAACGACCAGCTGGACCAGGAGGTCGAGATCGTCATCCAGGACGACGAGAGCAGTGCCGATCAGGTGCGCCAGAGCCTCCAGCAGATCACCAGCAACAACGACGTCGACATGATCTGGGGGAGCTTCTCCAGCCTGCTGGTCACGGCCGGGAGCGCGTTCGCGGAGAACCAGGGCATCCCGTTCCTGGGCGCGTTCTTCGCCTTCGAGGGCCCCCACCGGAACGAGGGGTACGAGTGGACCTACTCGCCGTTCCCCAAATCGCGCGACGTGGCCCGCTCCACGCAGGGGCTACTCGAACTCATCCCCGAGGACGAGCGGCCGAGCCGCGTCGGCATCTGGGAGCCCAACTCCGGCTGGGGCGCGGAACAGGCCGACGCCTGGGAGTCGACGCTCTCGGACGCGGGCTACGACGTCGTGTTGCGCGAGACGTTCTCACTCGGCTCGGAGGACTTCTCGACGCTCATCTCCCAGTCGCAGAGCCAGGAGGTCGAGATCCTCCTGTCGAACCCGACGCCGCCGGGCGGGATCACGTCGATCAACCAGATGCAGGCGAACGACTACACGCCGGAGGTGCTGAAGTACGTCCGCGCGGCCGACCCGACGGCGTGGTGGTCCGCGCTCGGCCAGAAGGGCGCGTACGCCTGCATGTGTCCGGGCTGGGTCCCGGGCATGACCGGGAACGGCAACACGGACCTGCAGAGCGCCTACGAGTCGGAGTACGGCCTCGATCAGGGGCAGCTCATCCCCACCGCCGTCGGCGGGGCCTACAACGTCGCGCAGGTCGCGCTGCAGGCCACGCAGGCCGCCGAGTCCACCGACCCCGGCGCGTACCAGTCGGCGCTCCGGGAGACGGAGTTCGGGACCGTCATCGGCGACTTCACCTTCGAGAGCAACGGGCTGCCGACGGAGGGCGAACTCACCGCGCCGACCGGCCAGTGGTGGGACGGCGGCCAGCACACCGTCTACCCCGACGTCGACGGCGACGCCGCGATGGACTTCGAGTACCCGATGACGCCCTGGGGCGAGCGATAA
- a CDS encoding cupin domain-containing protein, with protein MAQQDPEELLEVSAETRSILEEHGLRPLWEVEDDFGNVMDDLETDIWHWEDIQAAIDGVESDVPIADLPPGFQRRVAVPINTGTENAISNSIYVGVQTVSPGETAPSHRHSANALRFTIDGNEEMKTVVAGEEFPMENNDLITTPQWEWHDHVNDSDETAAWLDVLDLPLFLDSLNKKQVFENHELERQPVTKTQGYWDSQYGRGRPADEKGDGTIPGPFEGNREATPPYRFGWDEMLESLRQRADNDEPDPHDGYSLAYVNPATGKEPLFPTMSFRAQLLQEATDPHFHNATEVYFVIEGEGATHVGDEALEWGQWDIFVVPPDEIHHHEPDGEAILLGMTDRPVLEAFNFYAEAEPSS; from the coding sequence ATGGCCCAGCAAGACCCTGAGGAACTCCTAGAGGTCAGTGCGGAGACCCGGAGCATCCTCGAGGAACACGGCCTCCGTCCGCTCTGGGAGGTGGAGGACGACTTCGGCAACGTCATGGACGACCTGGAGACGGACATCTGGCACTGGGAGGACATCCAGGCCGCCATCGACGGCGTCGAGTCGGACGTTCCCATCGCCGACCTGCCGCCGGGGTTCCAGCGGCGCGTCGCCGTGCCCATCAACACCGGGACCGAGAACGCCATCTCGAACAGCATCTACGTCGGCGTCCAGACCGTCTCGCCCGGCGAGACCGCGCCCTCGCACCGACACTCGGCCAACGCCCTTCGGTTCACCATCGACGGGAACGAGGAGATGAAGACGGTCGTGGCGGGCGAGGAGTTCCCGATGGAGAACAACGACCTCATCACCACCCCGCAGTGGGAGTGGCACGACCACGTCAACGACTCCGACGAGACGGCCGCCTGGCTCGACGTGCTCGACCTGCCGCTGTTCCTCGACTCGCTGAACAAGAAGCAGGTGTTCGAGAACCACGAGCTCGAACGCCAGCCGGTGACGAAGACGCAGGGCTACTGGGACTCCCAGTACGGCCGCGGCCGGCCGGCCGACGAGAAGGGGGACGGCACCATCCCCGGCCCGTTCGAGGGGAACAGGGAGGCGACGCCGCCGTACCGCTTCGGCTGGGACGAGATGCTCGAGTCGCTGCGCCAGCGCGCCGACAACGACGAGCCCGACCCGCACGACGGCTACAGCCTGGCGTACGTCAACCCGGCCACCGGGAAGGAGCCGCTGTTCCCGACGATGTCGTTCCGCGCGCAGCTGCTCCAGGAGGCGACCGACCCGCACTTCCACAACGCGACGGAGGTGTACTTCGTCATCGAGGGCGAGGGCGCCACCCACGTCGGCGACGAGGCGCTCGAGTGGGGCCAGTGGGACATCTTCGTGGTGCCGCCCGACGAGATCCACCACCACGAGCCGGACGGGGAGGCGATCCTGCTGGGGATGACCGACCGGCCGGTGCTCGAGGCGTTCAACTTCTACGCCGAGGCCGAGCCCTCTTCGTAG
- a CDS encoding acyl-CoA thioesterase produces MSDGGERDGPDEVDGANGPDGADGGFERVWTVRFSDTDPFGIAHYPRIVDALHETSDMFMQAVGFPFWEISQEHGFGLPLVEMDFEFEAPVEAGDEVSIELTPELGTRSVRFEYVARNDGEVAFSGHEQRVCAHHGGDGSMELPDDLRSAMEPYADD; encoded by the coding sequence ATGAGTGACGGTGGCGAGCGGGACGGGCCGGACGAAGTGGACGGGGCGAACGGACCGGACGGAGCGGACGGGGGCTTCGAGCGCGTCTGGACGGTCCGGTTCTCGGACACGGACCCGTTCGGCATCGCGCACTACCCGCGCATCGTGGACGCGCTCCACGAGACCTCGGACATGTTCATGCAGGCGGTCGGCTTCCCGTTCTGGGAGATCTCACAGGAGCACGGGTTCGGGCTGCCGCTCGTGGAGATGGACTTCGAGTTCGAAGCGCCGGTGGAGGCGGGCGACGAGGTGAGCATTGAGTTGACCCCGGAACTGGGCACCCGGAGCGTGCGGTTCGAGTACGTCGCGCGGAACGACGGCGAGGTGGCGTTCTCGGGCCACGAGCAGCGGGTCTGTGCCCACCACGGCGGCGACGGCTCGATGGAGTTGCCCGACGACCTCCGCTCGGCGATGGAGCCGTACGCCGACGACTGA
- a CDS encoding acetate--CoA ligase family protein, protein MSDAGSGAPAGDPSADPVAAARADGRTTLTEAEAKSLLAEAGVETTEFAVAADPESAADAAADLGFPVVLKVSSPAVTHKSEWADGAGVALGLDSSEAVAAAAERVFDAAEDEGIDAAVLVEEARDVDAGTEVIVGGLRDPSFGPVVLTGLGGVFTEVYEDTSHRLAPLDRAEAREAVEELTAARLLSGYRGRPAADVDALADVVCAVGDLLVEREAVAQVDVNPVLSTDDGAVALDALVVLDGGAGDE, encoded by the coding sequence ATGTCTGATGCCGGTTCGGGCGCGCCCGCCGGCGACCCGTCCGCCGACCCCGTCGCGGCGGCGCGGGCGGACGGACGGACGACGCTCACCGAGGCGGAAGCCAAGTCGCTGCTCGCGGAGGCGGGCGTCGAGACGACCGAGTTCGCCGTCGCCGCCGACCCCGAATCCGCGGCCGATGCGGCGGCCGATCTTGGCTTCCCGGTCGTCCTGAAGGTGTCATCGCCGGCGGTCACCCACAAGAGCGAGTGGGCCGACGGCGCGGGCGTCGCGCTGGGACTCGACTCCAGTGAGGCGGTCGCGGCGGCCGCCGAGCGCGTCTTCGACGCGGCCGAGGACGAGGGCATCGACGCCGCGGTGCTCGTCGAGGAGGCGCGCGACGTGGACGCCGGCACGGAGGTCATCGTCGGCGGCCTGCGCGACCCGTCGTTCGGGCCGGTGGTGCTGACGGGGCTCGGCGGGGTCTTCACCGAGGTGTACGAGGACACGAGCCACCGGCTCGCGCCGCTCGACCGCGCCGAGGCGCGCGAGGCCGTCGAGGAACTGACCGCCGCCAGGCTGCTTTCGGGCTACCGCGGCCGGCCCGCCGCCGACGTGGACGCGCTCGCGGACGTGGTGTGTGCGGTCGGCGACCTGCTCGTCGAGCGCGAGGCGGTCGCGCAGGTGGACGTGAACCCGGTGCTGTCGACCGACGACGGGGCGGTCGCGCTCGACGCGCTCGTCGTGCTGGACGGAGGTGCGGGCGATGAGTGA
- a CDS encoding CoA-binding protein encodes MNLTRLFSPETVAVVGASSTEGKIGYEAMANAVAFDGRVYPVNPSGEGSVFGEPFVASVTDVDEPVDLALLCVPGPVVPDVLAECVAADVGGAVIYAGGFAEAGDEGEELQDEIVSIAAEGDLALLGPNTSGFVVPRDDLLASFAGGVERLPAGNVAIVAQSGGVAHQLAFQALREGRGVSAMVGLGNRANVGFEAAIEYFDGDDATDAVILHVEGTDDGRSLLETCRAAETPVAAYKVGQSDVGEFAESHTGALTGDHDLYTAGFAQYGVPTVDSTAALLDAGVALADSPAPAGANVGVVTAQAGPGIIVADRLQRGGASLPDLGPETRERVEEILPGITFAGNPVDTGRPMPEFGEVVEAVAEDDAVDVVLVYELFEEALGYPVETLDGLAERVGKPVLFATEGPPGAMDDELAALREAGVPTFTSPERAAEATALLARFAELGKTGVSEEVSADV; translated from the coding sequence GTGAACCTGACACGCCTGTTCAGCCCGGAAACCGTCGCGGTCGTCGGGGCCTCGAGCACCGAGGGGAAGATCGGCTACGAGGCGATGGCGAACGCGGTCGCGTTCGACGGGCGCGTCTACCCCGTCAACCCCTCCGGCGAGGGGTCGGTGTTCGGCGAGCCGTTCGTGGCGTCCGTGACCGACGTCGACGAGCCGGTCGACCTCGCGCTGCTGTGTGTCCCCGGCCCGGTCGTCCCCGACGTGCTCGCCGAGTGCGTCGCGGCCGACGTCGGCGGGGCCGTCATCTACGCCGGCGGCTTCGCGGAGGCCGGCGACGAGGGCGAGGAGCTCCAGGACGAGATCGTCTCGATCGCTGCCGAGGGCGACCTCGCGCTGCTCGGGCCGAACACGAGCGGCTTCGTCGTCCCGCGGGACGACCTGCTCGCCTCCTTCGCCGGCGGCGTCGAGCGGCTCCCGGCCGGCAACGTCGCCATCGTCGCCCAGAGCGGCGGCGTCGCCCACCAGCTCGCGTTTCAGGCGCTCCGCGAGGGGCGCGGCGTCTCGGCGATGGTCGGGCTGGGCAACCGGGCGAACGTCGGCTTCGAGGCGGCGATCGAGTACTTCGACGGCGACGACGCCACCGACGCCGTGATCCTCCACGTCGAGGGCACCGACGACGGCCGCTCGCTGCTCGAAACGTGCCGCGCGGCCGAAACGCCCGTCGCGGCGTACAAGGTCGGCCAGTCCGACGTCGGCGAGTTCGCCGAGTCGCACACGGGCGCGCTGACGGGCGATCACGACCTCTACACCGCCGGCTTCGCCCAGTACGGCGTGCCGACGGTCGACTCCACGGCGGCGCTGCTCGACGCCGGCGTCGCGCTCGCCGACTCGCCGGCGCCCGCCGGCGCGAACGTGGGCGTCGTGACCGCCCAGGCCGGCCCGGGCATCATCGTCGCCGACCGGCTCCAGCGGGGCGGCGCGAGCCTCCCCGATCTCGGCCCCGAGACGCGAGAGCGGGTCGAGGAGATCCTCCCGGGCATCACCTTCGCCGGCAACCCCGTCGACACGGGCCGGCCGATGCCCGAGTTCGGCGAGGTGGTCGAGGCGGTCGCCGAGGACGACGCCGTGGACGTCGTCCTCGTCTACGAGCTGTTCGAGGAGGCGCTCGGCTACCCGGTCGAGACGCTCGACGGGCTCGCCGAGCGCGTCGGGAAGCCGGTGCTGTTCGCCACCGAGGGGCCGCCCGGGGCGATGGACGACGAACTCGCGGCGCTCCGGGAGGCGGGCGTGCCGACGTTCACCTCGCCCGAGCGCGCCGCCGAGGCGACCGCGCTGCTGGCCCGCTTCGCGGAACTCGGGAAAACTGGTGTGTCCGAGGAGGTGAGCGCCGATGTCTGA
- a CDS encoding ABC transporter ATP-binding protein: MALLEGEHLTKRFGGVVAVDDVSFSIDRGEAVGLIGPNGAGKSTLFRLITGVHSPTEGTVTLDGEVITGRKPYQICHRGLVKTHQIVKPLEGLTLLENATVGAEFGGRDPEHPEERAYEALEFVGLDHIAHDEPDELSVGALKRLEIARVLATDPEVLLLDEVAGGLDTEETEEIVDLIREIRDRGTTVFLIDHVMRALMSVSERVFVLDKGELIAEGTPEEIQNDEHVIEAYLGESAARDHAGTAAGD; encoded by the coding sequence ATGGCGTTACTGGAGGGCGAACATCTGACGAAGCGCTTCGGCGGGGTCGTCGCCGTCGACGACGTCTCGTTCTCGATCGACCGGGGCGAGGCGGTCGGGCTCATCGGACCGAACGGCGCGGGCAAGTCCACGCTGTTCCGACTCATCACCGGCGTCCACTCGCCGACCGAGGGCACCGTCACGCTCGACGGCGAGGTCATCACCGGCCGGAAACCGTACCAGATCTGTCACCGCGGGCTGGTGAAGACCCACCAGATCGTCAAGCCGCTGGAGGGGCTCACGCTGCTGGAGAACGCGACCGTCGGCGCGGAGTTCGGCGGCCGTGACCCCGAACATCCCGAGGAGCGGGCCTACGAGGCCCTGGAGTTCGTCGGGCTCGACCACATCGCGCACGACGAGCCGGACGAGCTGAGCGTCGGCGCGCTCAAGCGACTGGAGATCGCCCGCGTGCTGGCGACCGACCCCGAGGTGCTGCTGCTCGACGAGGTCGCTGGCGGGCTCGACACCGAGGAGACCGAGGAGATCGTCGACCTCATCCGCGAGATCCGGGACCGCGGGACGACGGTGTTCCTCATCGACCACGTGATGCGCGCGCTCATGTCGGTCAGCGAGCGCGTGTTCGTCCTCGACAAGGGCGAACTCATCGCGGAGGGCACCCCCGAGGAGATCCAGAACGACGAGCACGTCATCGAGGCGTACCTCGGCGAGAGCGCCGCGCGCGACCACGCCGGCACGGCCGCGGGCGACTGA
- a CDS encoding MBL fold metallo-hydrolase — protein MTDEIAPDVYDLTVAELNGGRYRVFLFDGEVPTLVDAAFADTVDVVADRLDELGVEPERLVLTHGDPDHVGGVAGLAERYDLETWAPEGLELDDHEPTRRYGDGDAVGRFTAVHTPGHADHHHSLVDEDAGVAVLGDAVFGSDARGLPEGGFVLPTAFFSADLARADESLERLLGYEFDVGLVYHGSSVTDGASGTLERFVNFIGKPE, from the coding sequence ATGACCGACGAGATCGCGCCGGACGTCTACGATCTGACCGTGGCCGAACTGAACGGCGGGCGCTACCGCGTGTTCCTGTTCGACGGCGAGGTCCCGACGCTCGTCGACGCGGCGTTCGCCGACACCGTGGACGTCGTCGCCGACCGGCTCGACGAACTCGGGGTCGAGCCCGAACGGCTCGTCCTGACCCACGGCGATCCCGACCACGTCGGCGGGGTCGCGGGGCTGGCCGAGCGCTACGACCTGGAGACGTGGGCCCCGGAGGGGCTGGAACTGGACGACCACGAGCCGACCCGTCGGTACGGGGACGGCGACGCAGTCGGGCGGTTTACGGCCGTCCACACGCCCGGCCACGCCGACCACCACCATTCGCTCGTGGACGAGGACGCCGGCGTCGCGGTGCTGGGCGACGCCGTGTTCGGCTCGGACGCGCGGGGGCTGCCCGAGGGAGGCTTCGTGTTGCCGACCGCGTTCTTCTCGGCCGACCTCGCGCGGGCCGACGAGAGCCTCGAGCGGCTGCTGGGCTACGAGTTCGACGTCGGCCTCGTGTACCACGGCTCGTCGGTGACCGACGGGGCGAGCGGGACGCTGGAGCGGTTCGTGAACTTCATCGGAAAGCCGGAGTAG
- a CDS encoding SLC13 family permease codes for MATLPGFPDDALPDLDPSWLSVPAGLAAAGLVLRYAPLSPDAATMLAITVFSICLWIGAPVEPWFTGLLALGLVGVTFSTELALVGFRSPATWLVVLGILLGEATSRSGLASLVERYSLRALARRGTGDARAAYRFLLAALSAAALGLVVLVPSSLVRVLILGPILVSVGGVFTERRPKIGLFLGPLFVTYYGGTGVLTGSLANIIITGLVEANAGLSIGWVEWAMWLGPVMAVGRSVAIALVAYVLYRPRDADAVSAPEADDDGAYPGEAGGTEIEVSGEQWRMLAFLLVGVAIWATDSLHGLHPFYGALVVTLLAFAPRIGVVGPDALADADFSIAFFLGAIFAIAEGLRRTAFTDLAAGAILSRLPEGAPLALVLAFVVVAAIALTFLMEGLAVASVLTPVLVPFAAGAGVPLLPVALVEAVALNTYFFPYQSAVLVAILGLDVVDSRELIRMATVCSLVTLLVLVPIQIGIFVVAL; via the coding sequence ATGGCGACCCTCCCCGGCTTCCCCGACGACGCGCTCCCCGACCTCGACCCGTCGTGGCTATCGGTCCCGGCCGGGCTGGCGGCCGCGGGGCTGGTCCTTCGCTACGCGCCGCTCTCGCCGGACGCGGCGACGATGCTCGCCATCACGGTGTTCAGCATCTGCCTCTGGATCGGCGCGCCCGTCGAGCCGTGGTTCACCGGGCTGCTGGCGCTCGGGCTCGTCGGCGTGACGTTCTCGACCGAGCTCGCGCTCGTCGGCTTCCGCTCGCCGGCGACCTGGCTCGTCGTGCTCGGCATCCTGCTGGGCGAGGCGACGAGCCGCAGCGGGCTGGCGAGCCTCGTCGAGCGCTACTCGCTCCGCGCGCTGGCGCGCCGCGGGACCGGCGACGCGCGGGCCGCCTACCGCTTCCTGCTGGCCGCGCTCTCGGCGGCCGCGCTGGGACTCGTCGTGCTCGTGCCCTCCTCGCTCGTCCGCGTGCTCATCCTGGGGCCCATCCTCGTCTCCGTGGGCGGCGTGTTCACCGAGCGCCGGCCGAAGATCGGCCTGTTTCTCGGCCCGCTGTTCGTCACCTACTACGGGGGGACCGGCGTTCTCACCGGGTCGCTCGCCAACATCATCATCACCGGGCTGGTGGAGGCGAACGCCGGCCTCTCGATCGGCTGGGTCGAGTGGGCGATGTGGCTCGGGCCGGTGATGGCGGTGGGCCGGTCGGTCGCCATCGCGCTCGTCGCGTACGTCCTCTACCGGCCGCGGGACGCGGACGCCGTCTCGGCCCCGGAGGCGGACGATGACGGCGCCTACCCGGGCGAAGCCGGCGGGACGGAGATCGAGGTGTCGGGCGAGCAGTGGCGGATGCTCGCGTTCCTGCTGGTCGGCGTTGCGATCTGGGCGACCGACTCGCTCCACGGGCTTCACCCGTTCTACGGCGCGCTCGTCGTGACGCTGCTCGCGTTCGCCCCCCGGATCGGCGTCGTCGGCCCGGACGCGCTCGCGGACGCCGACTTCTCGATCGCCTTCTTCCTCGGCGCCATCTTCGCCATCGCGGAGGGGCTCCGGCGCACCGCCTTCACGGATCTGGCTGCCGGGGCCATCCTCTCGCGGCTCCCCGAGGGTGCGCCGCTGGCGCTCGTGCTCGCGTTCGTCGTCGTCGCCGCCATCGCGCTCACGTTCCTGATGGAGGGGCTCGCGGTCGCCAGCGTGCTCACGCCGGTGCTGGTCCCGTTCGCGGCGGGCGCGGGGGTGCCGCTGCTTCCGGTCGCGCTCGTCGAGGCGGTCGCGCTGAACACCTACTTCTTCCCGTACCAGTCGGCGGTGCTCGTCGCCATCCTCGGGCTCGACGTCGTCGACTCGCGGGAACTCATCCGGATGGCGACAGTCTGCTCGCTCGTGACGCTGCTCGTGCTGGTGCCGATCCAGATCGGAATCTTCGTCGTCGCCCTGTGA